The nucleotide window TTGCCCGGCCGTGATCCCTCTGCCCTGCTCAACGTTCCGGACCAGCGTGCATGCTCAACCCATGAGGAAGCTGTGCGAGTGACATCCCTCACGTGAGGCAACCGTCACCGCGGGCGCCACGTTCGCGCCGATCATGGCGGACACCCCCGAAACGATGGACCGGCCCGGCTGATATTGGCCACCATGTCGTCATGTCTCCCGTTACTCCCGCGCAGACCCCGGACGGGCACCCCGCGGCCCCGTTCACGCTCGACCGCCGCTTAGGCCCCCACGGAGAGGTGGTGCTGCGGCGGCGCGGCGCGGCCCCCGCCGATCCGAGAACGGGCGGGTCCGCGGCGCCCGTTGAGCCCGTGATCTACGAAATCATCGCCAACGGCTGCTTCCTGATGGACACCTCCGACGGCCGCTCCGAACGGCTGCTGGTCGACGCCGCGCTGGCCGCGCTGCCGGCCGGACGCCTCCGGCCCTCCGTGCTGATCGGCGGCCTCGGCGTCGGCTTCTCCCTGGCGCGCGCGGCCCGGCAGCCGCGCTGGGGCCGGATCGTCGTGGTCGAGCGCGAGGAGGCGGTCATCGACTGGCACCGCACGGGCCCGCTGTCGGCCGTCTCGGCGGACGCGCTGGCCGACCCGCGCGCCGAGATCCTGCACACCGACCTCGTCGCCCATCTGCGTACGGGGGCGGATCAAGAGACCTACGACGCCCTGTGTTTGGACATCGACAACGGCCCCGACTGGACCGTCACCGAGGACAACGGCAGCCTCTACTCCCCCGCCGGACTCGCCGCCTGCCGCGACTGCCTGACACCCGGCGGAGTGCTCGCCGTCTGGTCCGCGCGGCCCTCCCCGGCATTCGAGGAAGCCCTGCGAAATGCCGGATTCAACGGGGTACATACGGAAGAGATCCCCGTTGTCCGAGGCGTCCCCGACGTGGTCCATCTTGCGAGGAAGGGCGCGTAGCCGACAGTCACACCATGCCCGTACGCTGCTGCCCAGCAAGACGCGACCACGCAGGGGCAATGCAGGGGCGGGCGATGGACCAGACTCAGACAACGCAGGGCGGCGCCACCGCTGCCACGCCGGGTGCCCAGCGCCGGGTGCTGGTCGTGGAGGACGACCCG belongs to Streptomyces sp. NBC_01454 and includes:
- a CDS encoding spermidine synthase → MSPVTPAQTPDGHPAAPFTLDRRLGPHGEVVLRRRGAAPADPRTGGSAAPVEPVIYEIIANGCFLMDTSDGRSERLLVDAALAALPAGRLRPSVLIGGLGVGFSLARAARQPRWGRIVVVEREEAVIDWHRTGPLSAVSADALADPRAEILHTDLVAHLRTGADQETYDALCLDIDNGPDWTVTEDNGSLYSPAGLAACRDCLTPGGVLAVWSARPSPAFEEALRNAGFNGVHTEEIPVVRGVPDVVHLARKGA